A region from the Deinococcus sp. QL22 genome encodes:
- a CDS encoding sulfite oxidase, translated as MPDTPVHAPVSPAMIVRQSSPANLEFPFHTLSERLTPPGQFYVRSHFPVPELNAEEWRLEVGGLVGQPLCLTLADLQAMTPHTVTVTLECAGNSRSFLTPKVAGVAWDLGAVSTAEWTGVPLSAVLERAGLQAGAREVVLCGADRGCLDEPAKTPGIIAYERSLPLNKAQTDVLLAYAMNGEPLTPQHGYPVRAIVPGWYGMASVKWLTGICVTDTPFQGFFQTLDYSYWESVGSLSPQMTPLSVMQAKAQIARPAPGETVAAGKPYVIMGAAWTGEAKIIRVEISTDGGQTWAEAELTDPAEAHVWRRWRYLWHAPDPSGTVTLLARATDSSGQTQPTKHTPERGKYMITFPLPIAVMVE; from the coding sequence ATGCCTGATACCCCGGTGCATGCCCCCGTCTCCCCAGCAATGATCGTTCGGCAGAGCAGCCCAGCCAATCTGGAATTTCCGTTCCACACACTGTCGGAACGTCTGACACCACCGGGCCAATTTTATGTTCGCAGTCATTTTCCGGTGCCCGAACTGAATGCCGAGGAGTGGCGATTGGAAGTAGGCGGTTTGGTCGGCCAGCCCCTGTGTCTCACGTTGGCCGACCTTCAGGCCATGACCCCGCACACGGTCACGGTCACGCTGGAATGCGCGGGCAACAGTCGGTCTTTCCTGACGCCCAAGGTGGCGGGCGTCGCGTGGGACTTGGGTGCTGTGAGTACCGCCGAGTGGACGGGCGTCCCCTTATCTGCCGTGCTGGAGCGGGCCGGACTGCAAGCCGGAGCACGGGAGGTGGTGCTGTGCGGCGCAGACCGAGGCTGTCTGGATGAACCCGCCAAAACGCCGGGCATCATCGCCTACGAGCGCAGTCTTCCGCTGAACAAAGCGCAGACCGATGTGCTACTGGCTTACGCCATGAACGGCGAACCGCTGACGCCGCAGCACGGGTATCCGGTGCGGGCCATCGTGCCGGGGTGGTACGGCATGGCTTCTGTCAAATGGCTGACTGGCATATGCGTGACTGACACGCCATTTCAGGGATTTTTTCAGACTTTGGATTACTCATACTGGGAAAGCGTCGGTTCCCTCTCGCCGCAGATGACGCCGCTGTCGGTGATGCAGGCCAAGGCCCAGATTGCCCGGCCTGCCCCCGGCGAAACCGTCGCGGCCGGGAAACCTTACGTCATCATGGGCGCGGCGTGGACAGGAGAAGCCAAGATTATACGGGTAGAAATCAGCACGGACGGCGGGCAGACCTGGGCCGAAGCCGAACTGACCGACCCCGCCGAGGCGCATGTGTGGCGGCGGTGGCGGTACTTGTGGCATGCGCCTGATCCATCCGGAACAGTGACCCTGCTCGCCCGCGCCACCGATTCGTCGGGGCAGACTCAACCCACCAAACACACGCCGGAGCGCGGCAAATACATGATCACGTTCCCGCTGCCTATAGCGGTGATGGTGGAATAG
- a CDS encoding PAS domain-containing protein, which translates to MKAARQASWEFDLRSNTGYCSPELRGLLGVQQGNPSLTDYLAHVDPLDRPLVIQAFGELRSGQRDESVLQYRFLCDDQQLLWVEQHTFVERDEHGAAVRLYGLSRDITAQKQTEQALHDLNAMLEARVTQRTQQLLEERAAQEAFVAFTEAVGTETDVLTLARQAIAMLRLLFADGTVIYYKQDGDLWKAQA; encoded by the coding sequence TTGAAGGCGGCCCGTCAGGCATCATGGGAGTTTGATCTACGCAGCAATACCGGCTATTGCTCGCCCGAACTGAGGGGACTCCTGGGCGTGCAGCAGGGCAATCCGTCGCTGACCGACTATTTGGCCCACGTCGATCCCCTAGACCGGCCACTGGTCATACAGGCTTTTGGGGAACTGCGGAGCGGGCAACGGGATGAATCGGTGTTGCAGTACCGCTTTTTATGCGACGATCAACAACTGCTGTGGGTCGAGCAGCATACGTTTGTGGAGCGCGACGAACACGGAGCGGCGGTCAGACTTTACGGTCTATCCCGCGACATTACGGCCCAAAAGCAAACGGAGCAAGCTCTTCATGACCTGAACGCGATGCTGGAGGCCCGCGTGACCCAGCGCACCCAACAGCTGTTGGAAGAACGCGCCGCACAGGAAGCGTTCGTGGCCTTTACCGAAGCGGTGGGCACGGAAACCGATGTGCTGACCCTGGCGCGGCAGGCGATTGCCATGTTAAGGCTGCTCTTTGCCGACGGCACAGTCATCTACTACAAGCAAGACGGCGACCTCTGGAAAGCTCAGGCGTAG
- a CDS encoding DEAD/DEAH box helicase — protein MTYNRNASNARTPSNNSGNTATLERPAQPVAWQTLLGGRTPTPVQAGAIPALMDGQDVITTARTGSGKTLAFLIPAAARGIGMGTTRGMRPEVLVVTPTRELAVQIRDVARELGMSAGRITGGITPSQTRSEATGKGLIAGTPGRLKDLISRNELSLAGLKYVVLDEADELLSLGFLRDVGDILRAAKGQAAQAQAEHRGRTGARALQLAMASATFPAAIRNIAEQFMHEPKRIDIAPDRAALSAEQGGKTDQDVMGGATGATHLLINVTRGNVLDIAANHAREALREPGGCVVIFCRTKALVKRRAEHLADLLPGDVVSPLQGNMDQKKREHVMGLLRNGKSRVLIATDIAGRGIDLPEVRLVIHMDVASTSENHVHRSGRTARAGQPGTNLVLLIPEQRGLWQGVRRGLPAALQPPLTNEEGQVDREIQEKQGGSGGGGQGRGQGGGQRGGQSQGRSQQGGQSSGQGQSSGRSVGSSPAAGVGAGRVGPQRARRGRN, from the coding sequence ATGACCTATAACCGTAATGCTTCAAATGCCCGTACCCCATCCAACAACTCTGGCAACACAGCCACGTTAGAGCGCCCCGCACAGCCCGTCGCCTGGCAAACCCTGCTGGGTGGCCGCACCCCCACGCCCGTTCAGGCCGGAGCCATTCCCGCGCTGATGGACGGCCAGGACGTGATCACCACTGCCCGCACCGGCAGCGGCAAAACGCTGGCGTTCCTAATACCTGCCGCCGCACGCGGCATCGGCATGGGCACCACTCGCGGGATGCGCCCCGAAGTTCTGGTGGTCACGCCTACCCGCGAACTGGCCGTGCAAATCCGTGACGTGGCCCGCGAACTGGGCATGTCGGCAGGCCGAATCACGGGCGGCATCACGCCCTCGCAGACTCGCAGCGAAGCCACCGGGAAGGGCCTGATCGCCGGAACCCCCGGACGCCTCAAAGACCTGATCAGCCGTAACGAACTCAGCCTTGCGGGGCTGAAATACGTCGTGCTGGATGAGGCCGACGAGTTGTTGTCGCTGGGCTTTCTCAGAGACGTGGGCGACATTTTGCGTGCCGCCAAAGGCCAAGCGGCCCAGGCGCAGGCCGAACACCGGGGCCGTACGGGAGCGCGTGCTCTGCAACTGGCGATGGCCTCGGCTACATTTCCAGCCGCCATTCGCAATATTGCCGAGCAATTTATGCATGAGCCCAAGCGCATCGACATTGCCCCTGACCGGGCGGCCTTGTCTGCCGAGCAGGGCGGCAAAACCGACCAGGACGTGATGGGCGGAGCGACTGGAGCGACCCACCTTCTTATCAACGTGACGCGGGGCAACGTGCTGGACATCGCCGCCAACCACGCCCGCGAAGCCCTGCGCGAACCCGGCGGCTGTGTGGTTATTTTTTGCCGCACCAAAGCACTCGTCAAGCGCCGCGCCGAACACCTGGCCGACCTCTTGCCCGGCGACGTGGTCAGCCCCCTGCAAGGCAACATGGATCAGAAAAAGCGCGAGCATGTGATGGGTCTGCTTCGCAACGGCAAATCTCGCGTGCTGATCGCCACTGACATCGCCGGACGCGGCATCGACCTCCCCGAAGTGCGCCTCGTCATTCATATGGACGTGGCGTCCACCTCCGAAAACCACGTCCACCGCTCGGGCCGGACGGCGCGTGCAGGCCAGCCCGGAACCAACCTCGTGCTCCTCATCCCCGAACAACGCGGTCTATGGCAAGGCGTGCGCCGTGGACTACCCGCTGCCCTGCAACCCCCCCTGACCAACGAAGAAGGCCAGGTTGACCGCGAAATTCAGGAAAAACAGGGCGGAAGCGGTGGCGGCGGCCAAGGCCGAGGCCAAGGTGGGGGCCAGCGCGGCGGCCAGAGCCAGGGCAGGTCTCAGCAGGGCGGGCAATCGTCCGGACAGGGCCAGTCGTCAGGGCGGTCGGTCGGTTCGTCTCCGGCCGCAGGCGTTGGCGCAGGCCGAGTGGGGCCACAACGCGCCCGCCGGGGCCGCAACTGA
- a CDS encoding diguanylate cyclase domain-containing protein, translated as MTGPSITPTLTFGGKTLRRAYITTLVVLATLSVGSNVILSAQVTASRKDTQLVNLAGRQRMLSQQIAWNVQELAQPASLLPSSLRAELKAELGQTVSTFYASHMRLRNPASGLYHARDADEVRALYNGNLDNSVQAFVAATRRILNIQAGRLQADSADLRWISLQARGPLLKQLDAATARAEQRSAGYITTLNRLAWGRVAVVLTLLATLGVFVLVPLERRNRNLLVSLTRERNFARTMVDTMGQGVAVTDAQGNFTHVNPALADMLDHTPGSLMTQRLTDLVIPTEREALSEVIAQRAGTPPPSVRQTQINFSQAHFQFRRRDGSVMSGVVNSAPLVGSDGVGAITVITDLTAHEAAERDIRDREARYRTLAAHFPEGAVVLFDRDLRYLLADGAGLGAVGLRRETMEGKTLHQIFPPKIALALEPDHLAALEGQPSVRELEFAQRTYLVQTFPVPGESGVQYGTVIVRDVTGQVKARNALEQQATELVLLAQEAESARQDALTLAELTRSLSGAKTLEDVTRSTFDLLVPAIHASWLALVRVQQGQAGLLALHGQVSEDFKTELALNSGFASSDLWQTAAEGPLYLAQTTEPLLAARGVTGLAVVPLPHKPGRGLTVLVAGRRGHVLSWSSAQRALLEAGARTVCAAWERVALLEDLRLAAEHARALVEVSQLSEGNLSAEEVAQRACALVSQVAGTDWAGLIVAQHDHARTVTAYSNGQASRSYLDLMTRGLDQGQGLMWQVFDSGQATYVSDYAAHEGANADLVAAGARSVLWVPLARSHDLQFMLCAVRLYQKKDWSPQDQALFGAAARTVSMALERQERLKELETAALSDRLTGLANRRAFELDLKSLSAEATRHSVPFALVILDLDGLKLLNDTEGHARGDALLHTFGERLRAAFRTEDRVYRLGGDEYALLLPHTAAKGASGDLTAIRQRIQQTLVQTHAAGFAAVGASAGIVSFPADGTVISELVALADQRMYSEKRLHKAEVVARA; from the coding sequence ATGACAGGGCCAAGTATCACCCCAACTTTAACCTTTGGGGGCAAAACACTTAGGCGTGCGTACATAACAACCCTGGTGGTGCTTGCGACCCTGAGCGTGGGTTCAAATGTTATTTTATCGGCTCAGGTCACGGCGAGCCGCAAGGACACCCAATTGGTGAATCTGGCCGGACGGCAGCGGATGCTCTCGCAGCAGATCGCCTGGAACGTGCAGGAACTCGCTCAGCCCGCCAGTCTGCTTCCGTCCTCCCTGCGTGCCGAACTCAAAGCCGAGCTTGGGCAGACTGTCAGCACGTTCTATGCCAGTCATATGCGGCTGAGGAACCCGGCGTCTGGTCTGTATCATGCCCGTGACGCCGATGAAGTGCGTGCGCTGTACAACGGCAATCTCGACAATTCAGTTCAGGCATTTGTGGCCGCTACAAGGCGAATTCTGAATATCCAGGCAGGCCGACTTCAGGCCGACTCTGCCGATCTGCGCTGGATCTCCCTTCAGGCGCGTGGGCCACTCCTGAAGCAACTGGACGCCGCCACAGCCCGCGCCGAACAGCGCAGTGCCGGATACATCACGACCTTGAACCGGTTGGCTTGGGGCCGGGTCGCAGTGGTGTTGACGCTGCTCGCCACGTTGGGGGTATTTGTGTTAGTCCCGCTGGAGCGCCGCAACCGCAACCTGCTGGTTAGCCTGACCCGTGAACGAAATTTTGCCCGCACCATGGTGGACACGATGGGACAGGGCGTAGCGGTCACCGATGCTCAGGGGAATTTTACACACGTCAATCCTGCTCTGGCCGACATGTTGGATCACACTCCCGGCAGTCTCATGACCCAGCGTCTCACCGATCTGGTCATTCCAACCGAGCGGGAGGCGCTCTCAGAGGTCATCGCGCAGAGGGCCGGAACCCCGCCGCCTTCCGTGCGGCAAACTCAGATCAATTTTTCTCAGGCCCATTTTCAGTTTCGCAGAAGGGACGGCAGCGTCATGTCAGGCGTGGTCAACAGTGCCCCGCTGGTGGGTTCAGACGGGGTGGGGGCCATCACGGTCATCACCGACCTGACCGCACATGAGGCCGCCGAACGTGATATCCGAGACCGGGAAGCCCGTTACCGCACACTGGCCGCCCATTTTCCGGAGGGCGCGGTGGTGTTGTTTGACCGCGATCTGCGCTACTTGCTGGCCGATGGAGCCGGGCTGGGAGCCGTGGGCCTGAGGCGAGAAACGATGGAAGGCAAAACCCTTCACCAGATTTTTCCCCCCAAGATTGCCCTAGCGCTTGAGCCTGACCATCTGGCGGCGTTGGAGGGCCAACCGTCTGTTCGGGAACTTGAATTTGCACAGCGTACCTATTTGGTACAGACGTTTCCGGTGCCGGGCGAATCGGGCGTGCAGTACGGAACGGTCATTGTGCGCGACGTGACGGGGCAGGTGAAGGCCCGCAACGCCCTGGAGCAGCAAGCCACCGAACTTGTGCTGCTGGCACAGGAAGCCGAAAGTGCCCGCCAGGACGCCCTGACCCTGGCAGAACTGACCCGCAGCCTCAGTGGGGCAAAAACGCTGGAAGACGTGACCCGCAGCACCTTTGATCTGCTGGTGCCTGCCATCCATGCCAGTTGGCTGGCGTTGGTTCGGGTTCAGCAAGGGCAGGCCGGGTTGCTGGCCCTGCATGGGCAAGTCAGCGAGGACTTCAAGACGGAACTGGCGCTTAATTCCGGTTTTGCCAGCAGTGACCTGTGGCAAACTGCCGCCGAGGGGCCGCTCTATCTGGCCCAAACCACCGAACCTTTGCTGGCGGCCAGAGGAGTCACTGGGCTGGCCGTTGTCCCCTTGCCGCACAAGCCGGGGCGAGGACTGACGGTGTTGGTGGCTGGGCGGCGCGGCCATGTGCTGTCGTGGAGCAGTGCCCAGCGGGCCTTACTGGAAGCCGGGGCACGCACCGTGTGCGCCGCGTGGGAGCGGGTGGCCTTGCTGGAAGACCTCCGGTTGGCCGCCGAGCACGCCCGCGCCTTGGTCGAGGTGTCGCAGCTGAGCGAGGGAAATTTGAGCGCCGAGGAAGTCGCTCAGCGGGCCTGTGCACTGGTCAGCCAGGTGGCAGGAACCGACTGGGCCGGACTTATCGTGGCCCAACATGACCATGCCCGTACCGTCACGGCTTACAGCAATGGACAGGCCAGCCGCAGCTATCTGGATCTGATGACACGCGGCCTTGACCAGGGGCAGGGGCTGATGTGGCAGGTGTTCGACTCTGGACAGGCCACCTATGTCAGCGATTACGCCGCACATGAGGGCGCAAATGCCGACTTGGTCGCGGCGGGAGCGCGGTCGGTGTTGTGGGTTCCACTGGCAAGGTCACACGACTTGCAATTTATGTTGTGCGCTGTCCGGCTGTATCAAAAGAAGGACTGGAGTCCCCAAGATCAGGCGTTGTTCGGAGCGGCGGCCCGCACGGTCAGTATGGCCCTGGAGCGGCAAGAACGGCTGAAAGAACTGGAAACTGCCGCCCTGAGTGACCGCCTGACCGGGCTGGCCAATCGCCGCGCCTTCGAGCTTGATCTCAAGAGTTTGTCCGCCGAAGCCACCCGCCACAGCGTCCCGTTTGCTCTCGTCATCCTCGACCTGGACGGCCTGAAACTGCTGAATGACACCGAGGGCCATGCCCGTGGGGACGCGCTGCTGCATACTTTTGGAGAACGGCTGAGGGCGGCCTTCCGCACCGAAGACCGGGTGTACCGCTTGGGCGGCGACGAGTACGCGCTGCTGCTGCCGCACACTGCCGCCAAAGGCGCAAGCGGCGACCTCACGGCCATTCGCCAGCGGATTCAACAAACCTTGGTGCAAACGCACGCCGCGGGGTTTGCAGCGGTAGGCGCCAGCGCGGGCATAGTCAGCTTTCCGGCCGATGGCACGGTCATTTCTGAATTGGTCGCTTTGGCAGACCAACGAATGTACAGTGAAAAACGCCTGCATAAAGCGGAAGTGGTGGCCCGCGCCTGA
- a CDS encoding VanW family protein has protein sequence MTVPSGEEAGRDAPRPTEIQLLWSVPEPLLQGGEVSRPLVNRSLTLPLTAQQVSAVQMNTVQAEGRADGQQSGGGVETLRPTLETLYAQVEARQPREIRFVRQGNGWIGQAQTGWKVDRAATEAALLRAVRRGERRSTLSVNLVAPARSVAWAAAQGLAHLGTGESSFTGSPDFRVHNVRVGASRVHGLWMAPGAEFNFNRSIGAISANTGFLQGYVVTGNTLSIEDGGGLCQVSTTVFRAAFRAGLPITERHAHSYQVGYYGDPGLDAAVYAPSKNLRWRNDTAGVLLVQADWDIQAARLSVHLFGRPDGRQVQIGEPKLSGTRTAPPPTFIADPQMASGTVRRIDMPAAGAQVTVSRQIKFAGGRTRSENLPSTYRAWGGVFAVPPGDDRLSGPE, from the coding sequence GTGACGGTTCCCAGTGGGGAAGAAGCAGGGCGAGACGCGCCGCGGCCCACAGAAATTCAACTGTTGTGGAGCGTGCCGGAACCTCTTCTTCAAGGTGGAGAAGTTTCGCGCCCACTGGTAAACCGTTCTCTAACCTTGCCCCTGACCGCCCAGCAGGTGAGCGCTGTCCAGATGAATACAGTGCAGGCAGAGGGGCGGGCGGACGGACAGCAGAGCGGAGGTGGGGTAGAAACGCTTCGGCCCACGCTAGAGACGCTCTACGCGCAAGTAGAGGCGCGGCAGCCACGAGAAATCCGCTTCGTGCGGCAGGGCAACGGCTGGATCGGTCAGGCCCAAACAGGCTGGAAGGTTGACCGCGCCGCCACCGAAGCTGCCCTGCTGCGTGCCGTGCGAAGGGGCGAACGACGCAGCACCCTGTCGGTCAACCTGGTGGCCCCGGCAAGGAGTGTGGCCTGGGCCGCCGCTCAGGGGTTGGCACATTTGGGGACCGGTGAATCGTCGTTCACGGGCAGCCCTGACTTCCGGGTGCATAACGTGCGGGTCGGGGCCAGCCGGGTGCATGGCCTGTGGATGGCCCCCGGTGCCGAGTTCAATTTTAACCGTTCTATCGGCGCGATCAGTGCCAACACAGGCTTCCTGCAGGGCTATGTCGTAACGGGCAATACCCTGAGCATAGAGGACGGCGGCGGGCTGTGTCAGGTCAGCACGACTGTGTTCCGGGCCGCCTTCCGCGCCGGGCTGCCTATTACCGAGCGGCACGCGCACTCCTATCAGGTGGGCTACTACGGCGACCCTGGCCTGGACGCCGCCGTATACGCGCCCAGCAAGAATCTGCGCTGGCGCAACGACACGGCTGGGGTGCTGCTCGTGCAGGCCGACTGGGACATACAGGCCGCCCGCCTGAGCGTGCATCTGTTTGGCCGCCCAGACGGCAGGCAGGTGCAAATTGGTGAACCAAAACTCTCTGGCACACGCACCGCGCCGCCGCCCACTTTTATTGCCGACCCACAGATGGCTTCGGGCACAGTGCGCCGAATAGATATGCCTGCGGCGGGCGCACAGGTCACGGTTTCCCGGCAGATCAAGTTTGCAGGGGGCCGCACCCGCAGCGAGAACCTGCCCAGCACCTACCGGGCTTGGGGCGGCGTTTTTGCTGTTCCACCGGGAGATGACCGTTTAAGCGGGCCGGAGTAG
- a CDS encoding ATP-binding protein → MAEAGATLQTAGLPVVRGDLPRLTQLFQNLLGNAIKFRQEGTAPEVGVSAEREGTFWHFRVTDNGIGIEPEAFEQVFVMFKRLHACDEYQDSGLGLSTCQCIVEDHGGRILGGIGAGSGQHLSIHVARRCRSALNLAALHLTALHLTSTGR, encoded by the coding sequence GTGGCCGAGGCCGGGGCGACCCTTCAGACGGCGGGATTGCCTGTGGTGCGCGGCGATTTGCCCCGGCTGACGCAACTGTTTCAGAACCTCCTGGGCAACGCCATCAAATTCAGGCAGGAGGGGACTGCACCAGAAGTGGGCGTGAGTGCAGAACGCGAGGGCACCTTCTGGCACTTCCGCGTCACCGACAACGGCATCGGCATAGAGCCGGAAGCCTTCGAGCAAGTGTTTGTGATGTTTAAGCGCCTGCACGCCTGCGACGAATACCAAGACTCCGGCTTGGGCCTCTCTACGTGTCAATGCATCGTGGAAGACCATGGCGGCAGAATTCTGGGTGGAATCGGCGCCGGGTCAGGGCAGCACCTTTCAATTCACGTTGCCCGGCGCTGCCGAAGCGCCCTGAATCTCGCCGCACTCCATCTCACTGCCCTGCATCTCACTTCAACAGGACGCTGA
- a CDS encoding DUF2239 family protein — MDELPTYTAFHGSQHLVTGALREVLAYLKTQIQPLDANSSVLIFENHSGRQMDFNLRGTLSEVLDREAPLPAVASPALAKAGPGRPKLGIVSREISLLPRHWAWLELQRGGASATLRRLVDEARKQNPGQERVQQAQVATDRFLGAVAGNLPHFEAATRALYARDGTAFAEHSTHWPADIRTHALNLATPVFADQSAEDLRPA, encoded by the coding sequence ATGGACGAATTGCCCACCTACACGGCCTTTCACGGTTCTCAGCACCTGGTAACGGGCGCTCTGCGCGAAGTGTTGGCCTACCTCAAAACCCAGATTCAACCGCTTGACGCCAACTCATCCGTACTGATTTTTGAAAATCATAGCGGACGACAGATGGATTTCAATCTACGCGGGACGCTCTCCGAGGTGCTGGACCGGGAAGCGCCTCTGCCTGCTGTTGCGTCTCCCGCATTGGCCAAAGCTGGCCCCGGACGGCCCAAACTGGGCATCGTTTCGCGTGAAATCTCGTTGCTGCCCCGGCACTGGGCCTGGTTGGAACTGCAACGCGGCGGTGCATCGGCAACCCTACGCCGCTTGGTAGATGAGGCCCGCAAGCAAAACCCCGGTCAGGAGCGGGTGCAACAGGCACAGGTCGCCACAGACCGTTTTCTGGGCGCGGTGGCCGGAAACCTGCCGCACTTTGAAGCCGCCACCCGCGCCCTGTACGCCCGTGATGGCACGGCATTTGCTGAACACAGCACCCATTGGCCCGCCGATATTCGCACCCACGCACTGAACCTGGCCACGCCCGTTTTTGCTGACCAAAGCGCAGAGGACTTGCGGCCTGCTTGA
- a CDS encoding GAF domain-containing protein, with translation MTAAVAAGLPYNATHNLRLPWETGEPYQSHYDTRTGSLPGSTSHVQATACLPVLASGRFIGVIGCGLFAGQTWNAEDRAVVDTIVQSLGLAIEGAQSVAALQERTAALVRSNAKLERFASVASHDLQEPLRTITNFSALLKKRHGEDLNDNALKYLDFIQCGGQQMKALVGDLLTFSRLSEEVTAYGAVPTSEAVWTAERWPRPGRPFRRRDCLWCAAICPG, from the coding sequence TTGACGGCGGCAGTGGCAGCGGGCCTTCCCTATAACGCGACCCACAATTTGCGTCTGCCGTGGGAAACCGGGGAACCTTACCAGAGCCACTACGACACCAGAACCGGCAGCTTACCGGGCAGTACCTCGCATGTGCAGGCCACCGCGTGTTTGCCGGTCTTGGCGTCGGGGCGCTTCATCGGGGTCATTGGCTGCGGCCTTTTTGCGGGGCAAACGTGGAACGCCGAAGACCGCGCTGTCGTCGACACTATCGTGCAGAGCCTCGGACTTGCCATCGAGGGGGCGCAGAGCGTGGCAGCCCTTCAGGAGCGCACTGCAGCATTGGTCAGATCGAATGCCAAGTTGGAACGCTTCGCGTCGGTGGCCTCGCACGATTTACAGGAACCGCTGAGAACCATCACCAACTTCAGTGCGCTCCTCAAAAAACGGCATGGCGAAGACCTGAACGACAACGCCCTGAAATATCTGGACTTTATTCAGTGCGGCGGCCAGCAGATGAAAGCTCTCGTCGGCGATCTGCTGACCTTTTCACGCCTGTCGGAGGAGGTGACAGCCTACGGAGCCGTGCCGACCAGTGAAGCTGTGTGGACCGCGGAGCGGTGGCCGAGGCCGGGGCGACCCTTCAGACGGCGGGATTGCCTGTGGTGCGCGGCGATTTGCCCCGGCTGA
- a CDS encoding histidine kinase dimerization/phospho-acceptor domain-containing protein — MSAHKRWEPPTKRWRRSPIRCRTPIRHIASFNDLLRKELGSTLEPKVSRYLGVIDQAARRMNTLIDALLDLSRTSR, encoded by the coding sequence ATGTCCGCACACAAGCGCTGGGAGCCGCCAACAAAGAGGTGGAGGCGTTCGCCTATTCGGTGTCGTACCCCCATACGGCACATCGCCAGCTTTAACGATCTGCTCCGGAAGGAGTTGGGCAGCACCTTAGAGCCCAAAGTGAGCCGCTATCTCGGCGTCATCGATCAGGCGGCGAGGCGCATGAATACCCTGATTGACGCCCTGCTGGACTTGTCGCGGACTTCTCGCTAA
- a CDS encoding site-specific integrase has protein sequence MSLVRATGTLAISNLTDQALRVRAVEAASTYDTEMLIQVTRAYMTTASRKGARTSSKTLDAYALAVSDFVPWARDNGVQLLRPGRRDGSRYVAQLQTRPTLGRGKSGTLSASTVAQYVAGVRALYRALRWAGATEAQPFEDAHVPPDPTPGIVKNPPYMAEIDAVLAQCEPRLAALLLLCAHAGLRVSEALGLKVADIDGARLTVRGKGGKIRRVPLGKRVRTALAGLSPLTAAGQLFDWNYAQATYQMQKAFRAAGYGHVWRGFHAARKHSGTRLYTATRDFTRVGLFLGHSSVDTTRRYVAVQDDDVASEVEFF, from the coding sequence ATGAGCCTCGTCCGGGCGACTGGCACCCTCGCCATTTCCAACCTGACAGATCAGGCCTTGCGGGTACGGGCTGTGGAGGCCGCCAGCACTTACGACACCGAAATGTTGATTCAGGTGACGCGGGCCTACATGACCACTGCCAGCCGCAAAGGCGCACGCACCAGCTCCAAAACACTGGACGCCTACGCCTTGGCTGTGAGCGATTTCGTGCCCTGGGCGCGGGACAACGGTGTGCAGTTGCTGCGGCCCGGACGGCGCGACGGCAGCCGCTACGTGGCGCAATTGCAAACTCGGCCTACACTGGGGCGCGGCAAAAGCGGAACGCTGTCTGCATCGACGGTGGCGCAGTATGTGGCAGGTGTGCGTGCCCTCTACCGCGCTCTGCGTTGGGCGGGGGCCACCGAAGCCCAACCTTTCGAAGACGCCCACGTGCCGCCCGACCCCACCCCCGGTATCGTCAAAAACCCGCCCTATATGGCAGAGATCGACGCGGTCTTGGCCCAATGTGAACCGAGATTGGCAGCGCTCCTGTTGCTGTGTGCCCACGCTGGCTTGCGGGTCAGTGAGGCGCTGGGGTTAAAGGTGGCCGATATCGATGGCGCACGGCTGACGGTTCGGGGCAAGGGGGGCAAAATACGGCGCGTGCCGCTAGGCAAGCGGGTGCGGACAGCTCTGGCAGGCTTATCTCCCTTGACCGCAGCCGGACAATTGTTTGATTGGAATTACGCGCAGGCCACCTATCAGATGCAGAAGGCGTTTCGAGCGGCAGGGTACGGGCATGTGTGGCGCGGCTTTCACGCGGCGCGGAAGCATTCTGGGACGCGGTTGTACACGGCAACGCGGGACTTTACGCGGGTGGGGCTGTTTTTGGGGCACAGCAGCGTAGATACGACTCGGCGTTATGTGGCGGTTCAAGATGACGACGTAGCGAGTGAAGTGGAGTTTTTCTAG
- a CDS encoding fasciclin domain-containing protein — protein MKKIFALTALMFVTPALAGGGSAVPSGNTIAAIVSNDPNFSTLLTAVQAAGLASTLSGAGPFTVFAPTNAAFAKVPQDQLNALLNDPAALRALLLYHVVPGRVTAAQVVTLNSAKTVNGANVTIAVNGGTVTINDSTVTATDIRASNGIIHVIDTVLMP, from the coding sequence ATGAAGAAGATTTTTGCACTGACCGCACTGATGTTTGTCACTCCCGCCCTGGCCGGAGGCGGAAGCGCCGTTCCCTCGGGCAACACGATTGCGGCTATCGTTTCTAACGACCCGAATTTCAGCACCTTGCTGACCGCTGTGCAGGCCGCAGGCTTGGCGAGCACCCTCAGCGGAGCTGGCCCGTTCACCGTGTTCGCGCCCACCAACGCCGCGTTTGCCAAAGTGCCCCAAGACCAACTGAATGCCCTGCTGAACGATCCCGCCGCGTTACGCGCCTTGCTGCTCTATCACGTCGTGCCGGGCCGCGTGACCGCCGCACAAGTGGTTACGCTCAACAGCGCCAAAACCGTGAACGGAGCCAACGTGACTATCGCAGTCAACGGCGGTACGGTGACCATCAACGACTCTACGGTCACCGCAACCGATATTCGGGCCAGCAACGGCATCATTCATGTGATCGACACGGTGCTGATGCCCTGA